In one window of Lathamus discolor isolate bLatDis1 unplaced genomic scaffold, bLatDis1.hap1 Scaffold_70, whole genome shotgun sequence DNA:
- the LOC136006809 gene encoding zinc finger protein 345-like isoform X1, which translates to MFLVPLPASFPLILGENDVHPHLVEAEAMEPYVLLDPRQRALYRDVMQESYDTLMALGEEHAPSCRGGFGMDGCMDGCMDGWMHGCMNPHPSIRGVGLSCPMLLIPSSLYQNSLSPSQICCPAWTTGVNREPWTSTCPGTPRLQVSLWSCLDRSGGSHGSIPFSCPLPITAAPRRWLLPGLCLSLRPTEAGAGAEQEPPHDKEEPQEVKPEEHPPSPTETGAKPGGSRGAGDPTSQPSTTCGECGKSFSHKSALVKHRKIHSGDRPHACPDCGKGFIQRSDLTIHQRVHTGERPYACTHCGRRFSVSSSLLTHQRTHAPGGHRPNRCPQCGRGFADPGALDRHQKSHSGGKPFECGVCGKAFAWSSHLERHRRIHTGEKPFQCGQCGRAFAWSSHLDRHMRTHAAAPDREEEEEEEEEEEEEAEPPPPAPKCADCGKRLNHQTAPQRFKHKGTQTLPSSSPPRPHCCEQCGKSFSQSSNLLKHRRVHSGESPYPCPVCKRCFRWRSALAKHQRTHSRQQGKATEGAGAGTKPYPCGACGKRFGWVSHLERHRRIHTGEKPFRCGECGRGFAVSSHLERHRRVHTGERPYRCGDCGKSFAVSSTLLAHRRTHGAQPNRPHACPDCGKGFSTVPGLERHQRLHRGEKPYQCGVCGKGFAWSSHYDRHRLSHTGEKPFSCAHCGKRFGRSSHRNRHQRAHAKPHACPDCGKAFGLGAALAAHRRLHGPVSLLPAEWWAEERRGGTPTPPEPWAEEPSALLQQHPEPSSSPSSPRGWAAKAVLPHTTAWRGGEGDTVQSDASAPQEHWASLPAPPSS; encoded by the exons ATGTTTCTGGTTCCCCTTCCTGCTTCCTTCCCGTTAATTCTGGGGGAAAACGATGTTCATCCACATTTGGTAGAGGCAGAGG ccaTGGAGCCGTACGTGCTGCTGGACCCGCGACAGAGAGCGCTCTATCGCGACGTGATGCAGGAGAGCTACGACACGCTGATGGCGCTGGGTGAGGAGCATGCCCCCTCCTGCAGAGGAGGGtttgggatggatggatgcatggatggatgcatggatggatggatgcatggatgcatGAATCCTCATCCCAGCATCAGGGGCGTGGGTCTCTCCTGCCCCATGCTGCTCATTCCCTCTTCTCTTTACCAGAATTCCCTTTCTCCAAGCCAGATCTGCTGCCCCGCCTGGACCACGGGGGTGAACCGAGAGCCCTGGACCTCCACGTGCCCAGGGACACCCCGGCTGCAGGTGAGCCTCTGGTCATGCCTTGACCGCAGCGGGGGCTCACATGGAAGCATCCCCTTTTCCTGCCCCCTTCCCATCACCGCAGCCCCCAGGCGATGGCTCCTGCCTGGGCTCTGTCTCTCTTTGCGCCCCacagaggctggagcaggagcgGAGCAGGAGCCCCCTCACGACAAGGAAGAGCCCCAAGAGGTGAAACCCGAGGAGCATCCCCCGAGCCCCACGGAGACCGGGGCGAAGCCGGGCGGCAGCAGGGGCGCGGGGGACCCAacctcccagcccagcaccacGTGCGGGGAGTGCGGGAAGAGCTTCAGCCACAAATCAGCCCTGGTGAAGCACCGGAAGATCCACAGCGGCGACCGCCCGCACGCCTGCCCCGACTGCGGCAAGGGCTTCATCCAGCGCTCGGACCTCACCATCCACCAGCGGGTGCACACGGGCGAGCGCCCCTACGCCTGCACCCACTGCGGGCGCCGCTTCAGCGTCAGCTCCTCGCTGCTCACCCACCAGCGCACCCACGCTCCCGGCGGCCACCGCCCCAACCGGTGCCCGCAGTGCGGCCGCGGCTTCGCCGACCCCGGCGCCCTCGACCGGCACCAGAAGAGCCACTCGGGCGGAAAGCCCTTTGAGTGCGGGGTGTGCGGCAAAGCCTTCGCCTGGAGCTCGCACCTCGAGCGGCACCGGCGCATCCACACCGGCGAGAAGCCCTTCCAGTGCGGGCAGTGCGGGAGAGCCTTCGCCTGGAGCTCGCACCTCGACCGCCACATGCGCACCCACGCCGCTGCCCCGGaccgggaggaggaggaggaggaggaggaggaggaggaggaggaagcagagccccCGCCGCCCGCACCGAAGTGCGCTGATTGCGGCAAGCGCCTCAACCACCAGACGGCCCCGCAGCGCTTCAAGCACAAGGGCACGCAGAcgctgcccagcagcagccccccgCGGCCCCACTGCTGCGAGCAGTGCGGCAAAAGCTTCTCGCAGAGCTCCAACCTCCTCAAGCACCGGCGCGTCCACAGCGGCGAGAGCCCGTACCCGTGCCCGGTTTGCAAGCGCTGCTTCCGCTGGCGCTCGGCGCTGGCCAAGCACCAGCGCACCCACAGCCGGCAGCAGGGCaaagccaccgagggagccggCGCCGGCACCAAACCGTACCCGTGCGGGGCGTGCGGGAAGCGTTTCGGCTGGGTCTCGCACTTGGAGCGCCACCGCCGCATCCACACCGGGGAGAAGCCGTTCCGCTGCGGCGAGTGCGGCCGAGGCTTCGCCGTGAGCTCGCACCTGGAGCGGCACCGGCGGGTGCACACGGGCGAGCGGCCCTACCGCTGCGGCGACTGCGGCAAGAGCTTCGCCGTCAGCTCCACGTTGCTGGCGCATCGCCGCACGCACGGCGCCCAGCCCAACCGGCCCCACGCCTGCCCTGACTGCGGCAAAGGCTTCAGCACCGTGCCCGGCCTTGAGCGGCACCAGCGGCTGCACCGCGGCGAGAAGCCCTATCAGTGCGGCGTGTGCGGCAAGGGCTTCGCCTGGAGCTCGCACTACGACCGCCACCGGCTCAGCCACACCGGGGAGAAGCCGTTCTCCTGCGCCCACTGCGGGAAGCGCTTCGGGCGCAGCTCCCACCGCAACCGGCACCAGCGAGCCCACGCGAAGCCGCACGCCTGCCCCGACTGCGGCAAAGCCTTCGGGCTCGGCGCGGCACTGGCGGCCCATCGGCGCCTGCACGGCCCCgtgtccctgctgccagcggagTGGTGGGCAGAGGAGAGGCGAGGGGGGACCCCGACCCCTCCGGAGCCCTGGGCTGAGGAGCCCAGcgccttgctccagcagcacccggagccttcctcctccccttcctcgcCCCGGGGCTGGGCGGCCAAGGCCGTCCTGCCCCACACCACGGCGTGGAGAGGCGGGGAGGGGGACACGGTGCAAAGCGATGCCTCTGCCCCCCAGGAGCATTGggcttccctgcctgccccccccAGCTCTTGA
- the LOC136006809 gene encoding zinc finger protein 345-like isoform X2, giving the protein MEPYVLLDPRQRALYRDVMQESYDTLMALGEEHAPSCRGGFGMDGCMDGCMDGWMHGCMNPHPSIRGVGLSCPMLLIPSSLYQNSLSPSQICCPAWTTGVNREPWTSTCPGTPRLQVSLWSCLDRSGGSHGSIPFSCPLPITAAPRRWLLPGLCLSLRPTEAGAGAEQEPPHDKEEPQEVKPEEHPPSPTETGAKPGGSRGAGDPTSQPSTTCGECGKSFSHKSALVKHRKIHSGDRPHACPDCGKGFIQRSDLTIHQRVHTGERPYACTHCGRRFSVSSSLLTHQRTHAPGGHRPNRCPQCGRGFADPGALDRHQKSHSGGKPFECGVCGKAFAWSSHLERHRRIHTGEKPFQCGQCGRAFAWSSHLDRHMRTHAAAPDREEEEEEEEEEEEEAEPPPPAPKCADCGKRLNHQTAPQRFKHKGTQTLPSSSPPRPHCCEQCGKSFSQSSNLLKHRRVHSGESPYPCPVCKRCFRWRSALAKHQRTHSRQQGKATEGAGAGTKPYPCGACGKRFGWVSHLERHRRIHTGEKPFRCGECGRGFAVSSHLERHRRVHTGERPYRCGDCGKSFAVSSTLLAHRRTHGAQPNRPHACPDCGKGFSTVPGLERHQRLHRGEKPYQCGVCGKGFAWSSHYDRHRLSHTGEKPFSCAHCGKRFGRSSHRNRHQRAHAKPHACPDCGKAFGLGAALAAHRRLHGPVSLLPAEWWAEERRGGTPTPPEPWAEEPSALLQQHPEPSSSPSSPRGWAAKAVLPHTTAWRGGEGDTVQSDASAPQEHWASLPAPPSS; this is encoded by the coding sequence aTGGAGCCGTACGTGCTGCTGGACCCGCGACAGAGAGCGCTCTATCGCGACGTGATGCAGGAGAGCTACGACACGCTGATGGCGCTGGGTGAGGAGCATGCCCCCTCCTGCAGAGGAGGGtttgggatggatggatgcatggatggatgcatggatggatggatgcatggatgcatGAATCCTCATCCCAGCATCAGGGGCGTGGGTCTCTCCTGCCCCATGCTGCTCATTCCCTCTTCTCTTTACCAGAATTCCCTTTCTCCAAGCCAGATCTGCTGCCCCGCCTGGACCACGGGGGTGAACCGAGAGCCCTGGACCTCCACGTGCCCAGGGACACCCCGGCTGCAGGTGAGCCTCTGGTCATGCCTTGACCGCAGCGGGGGCTCACATGGAAGCATCCCCTTTTCCTGCCCCCTTCCCATCACCGCAGCCCCCAGGCGATGGCTCCTGCCTGGGCTCTGTCTCTCTTTGCGCCCCacagaggctggagcaggagcgGAGCAGGAGCCCCCTCACGACAAGGAAGAGCCCCAAGAGGTGAAACCCGAGGAGCATCCCCCGAGCCCCACGGAGACCGGGGCGAAGCCGGGCGGCAGCAGGGGCGCGGGGGACCCAacctcccagcccagcaccacGTGCGGGGAGTGCGGGAAGAGCTTCAGCCACAAATCAGCCCTGGTGAAGCACCGGAAGATCCACAGCGGCGACCGCCCGCACGCCTGCCCCGACTGCGGCAAGGGCTTCATCCAGCGCTCGGACCTCACCATCCACCAGCGGGTGCACACGGGCGAGCGCCCCTACGCCTGCACCCACTGCGGGCGCCGCTTCAGCGTCAGCTCCTCGCTGCTCACCCACCAGCGCACCCACGCTCCCGGCGGCCACCGCCCCAACCGGTGCCCGCAGTGCGGCCGCGGCTTCGCCGACCCCGGCGCCCTCGACCGGCACCAGAAGAGCCACTCGGGCGGAAAGCCCTTTGAGTGCGGGGTGTGCGGCAAAGCCTTCGCCTGGAGCTCGCACCTCGAGCGGCACCGGCGCATCCACACCGGCGAGAAGCCCTTCCAGTGCGGGCAGTGCGGGAGAGCCTTCGCCTGGAGCTCGCACCTCGACCGCCACATGCGCACCCACGCCGCTGCCCCGGaccgggaggaggaggaggaggaggaggaggaggaggaggaggaagcagagccccCGCCGCCCGCACCGAAGTGCGCTGATTGCGGCAAGCGCCTCAACCACCAGACGGCCCCGCAGCGCTTCAAGCACAAGGGCACGCAGAcgctgcccagcagcagccccccgCGGCCCCACTGCTGCGAGCAGTGCGGCAAAAGCTTCTCGCAGAGCTCCAACCTCCTCAAGCACCGGCGCGTCCACAGCGGCGAGAGCCCGTACCCGTGCCCGGTTTGCAAGCGCTGCTTCCGCTGGCGCTCGGCGCTGGCCAAGCACCAGCGCACCCACAGCCGGCAGCAGGGCaaagccaccgagggagccggCGCCGGCACCAAACCGTACCCGTGCGGGGCGTGCGGGAAGCGTTTCGGCTGGGTCTCGCACTTGGAGCGCCACCGCCGCATCCACACCGGGGAGAAGCCGTTCCGCTGCGGCGAGTGCGGCCGAGGCTTCGCCGTGAGCTCGCACCTGGAGCGGCACCGGCGGGTGCACACGGGCGAGCGGCCCTACCGCTGCGGCGACTGCGGCAAGAGCTTCGCCGTCAGCTCCACGTTGCTGGCGCATCGCCGCACGCACGGCGCCCAGCCCAACCGGCCCCACGCCTGCCCTGACTGCGGCAAAGGCTTCAGCACCGTGCCCGGCCTTGAGCGGCACCAGCGGCTGCACCGCGGCGAGAAGCCCTATCAGTGCGGCGTGTGCGGCAAGGGCTTCGCCTGGAGCTCGCACTACGACCGCCACCGGCTCAGCCACACCGGGGAGAAGCCGTTCTCCTGCGCCCACTGCGGGAAGCGCTTCGGGCGCAGCTCCCACCGCAACCGGCACCAGCGAGCCCACGCGAAGCCGCACGCCTGCCCCGACTGCGGCAAAGCCTTCGGGCTCGGCGCGGCACTGGCGGCCCATCGGCGCCTGCACGGCCCCgtgtccctgctgccagcggagTGGTGGGCAGAGGAGAGGCGAGGGGGGACCCCGACCCCTCCGGAGCCCTGGGCTGAGGAGCCCAGcgccttgctccagcagcacccggagccttcctcctccccttcctcgcCCCGGGGCTGGGCGGCCAAGGCCGTCCTGCCCCACACCACGGCGTGGAGAGGCGGGGAGGGGGACACGGTGCAAAGCGATGCCTCTGCCCCCCAGGAGCATTGggcttccctgcctgccccccccAGCTCTTGA